In Uranotaenia lowii strain MFRU-FL chromosome 2, ASM2978415v1, whole genome shotgun sequence, one genomic interval encodes:
- the LOC129742795 gene encoding LIM domain-binding protein 2 yields MYDILQALNQYPFHSPIPGLSRRGVNAGPPLSLPSTLEDSTNNWKGTPTGPADPSQQAGGPGGAGGPGGPGGGGGPGGGGGPGGQGGGVNSFGGPAGGNNFGGPVFPAAGQGSPAGGSAANNYQNVPPGTGSNTPQYTASPAPSGSSTPGPGPPQNVGSGFPPPNAGAGGPGPYNGPGGGPVAGGPFGSPSANGPQFGRPGSSGSAFGSGPHFTSPGGPGSFGGPQFGMPPGSPFGHGPNGPNMGGPMNQGHMMSGPQPVERMDQRFPYSQLNVPRRHAYFGQPDYRIYELNKRLQQRTEESDNCWWDSFANEFFEDDATLTLTFCLEDGPKRYTIGRTLIPRYFRSIFEGGVTELYFNLRHSKESFHNTSITLDCDQCTMEALHGKPMYTKVITEGRLILEFTFDDLMRIKSWHFAVRAHRELIPRSVVAMHTQQPDPTMLEQLTKNITRQGITNSTLNYLRLCVILEPMQELMSRHKAYALSPRDCLKTTLFQKWQRMVAPPDAQRPANKRRKRKGSSSGAGVGNAGPPVPSKKRSPGPNFPLASQVDVMVVGEPSLMGGEFGDEDERLITRLENTQYDAANSLEHDSHNAFGGHNDSPMTGGGPGGPNAWQVDRGGGPGGPNNSGGPASQDSDKKSPSVSQ; encoded by the exons ATGTACGATAT ctTACAAGCACTGAATCAATATCCTTTTCATTCTCCCATTCCAGGATTAAGTCGTCGAGGAGTGAATGCTGGACCGCCCCTGAGCTTGCCATCTACACTGGAGGACTCTACGAATAATTGGAAAGGAACGCCTACGGGTCCTGCCGATCCATCACAGCAAGCCGGTGGACCCGGAGGAGCTGGTGGCCCGGGTGGCCCGGGTGGTGGTGGAGGTCCCGGAGGTGGCGGAGGGCCCGGCGGTCAGGGCGGTGGAGTTAATAGCTTTGGTGGACCGGCAGGCGGGAATAACTTCGGCGGGCCGGTGTTTCCCGCCGCTGGCCAGGGTTCTCCTGCGGGAGGATCCGCGGCAAACAATTACCAAAATGTTCCTCCGGGAACCGGCTCAAATACCCCGCAGTACACGGCATCGCCGGCCCCTTCGGGCTCGAGTACGCCGGGTCCTGGACCTCCACAAAACGTAGGTTCAGGTTTTCCTCCTCCAAATGCTGGCGCGGGTGGGCCGGGTCCGTATAACGGGCCCGGAGGCGGTCCCGTTGCTGGTGGTCCCTTTGGTTCGCCGTCCGCAAATGGTCCTCAATTTGGCCGACCGGGTAGTTCCGGGTCGGCGTTTGGTAGTGGGCCTCACTTTACGTCTCCTGGAGGACCGGGAAGTTTCGGTGGGCCCCAGTTTGGGATGCCACCGGGGTCCCCGTTTGGGCATGGACCCAATGGTCCCAACATGGGTGGGCCAATGAATCAAGGACACATGATGAGTGGTCCGCAGCCAGTAGAACGAATGGATCAGAG GTTTCCTTACAGTCAATTGAATGTTCCCAGAAGGCATGCATACTTCGGACAACCTGACTATAGAATATATGAACTTAATAAGCGATTACAGCAAAGAACTGAA GAAAGTGATAACTGTTGGTGGGACTCGTTTGCCAACGAGTTCTTCGAGGATGATGCAACCCTAACACTAACATTTTGCTTGGAAGATGGACCAAAAAGATATA CTATAGGACGCACACTAATTCCGCGGTATTTCCGAAGTATCTTCGAAGGCGGAGTGACGGAACTGTACTTTAACCTGCGGCACTCAAAGGAATCCTTCCACAATACATCCATTACGCTAGATTGTGATCAATGCACAATGGAGGCGTTACACGGGAAGCCTATGTACACGAAG GTGATAACCGAAGGTCGACTAATACTGGAGTTCACGTTCGACGATCTGATGAGGATAAAGTCGTGGCACTTCGCGGTGCGGGCCCACCGGGAGCTGATACCACGATCGGTGGTCGCCATGCACACCCAACAGCCGGATCCGACCATGCTGGAACAGTTGACCAAGAACATCACCCGGCAAGGGATCACCAATTCGACACTAAATTATCTGCGC CTATGTGTGATACTAGAACCTATGCAAGAGTTAATGTCCAGACACAAAGCGTACGCGCTCAGCCCGCGGGATTGTCTTAAAACGACGCTTTTCCAAAAGTGGCAACGGATGGTGGCACCTCCTG ATGCGCAAAGGCCGGCCAACAAACGAAGAAAACGCAAGGGATCCAGTTCCGGTGCAGGAGTAGGAAATGCGGGGCCTCCAGTGCCTAGCAAGAAACGATCTCCGGGACCGAACTTTCCGCTAGCCTCTCAGGTG GACGTGATGGTGGTGGGAGAACCCTCGCTAATGGGTGGTGAATTCGGCGACGAGGATGAGAGGTTGATTACCAGGCTGGAAAATACGCAGTACGATGCGGCCAATTCGCTCGAACACGACAGCCACAACGCATTTGGGGGTCACAATGATTCTCCGATGACGGGAGGAGGTCCTGGAGGTCCTAACGCGTGGCAGGTAGATCGAGGTGGTGGTCCGGGAGGACCCAACAACAGTGGTGGTCCGGCAAGTCAAGATTCCGACAAGAAGAGTCCGTCGGTGTCCCAGTGA